One part of the Candidatus Atribacteria bacterium ADurb.Bin276 genome encodes these proteins:
- the rbsA_11 gene encoding Ribose import ATP-binding protein RbsA: MVDEYILEMKGISKAFPGVQALKRVDFNLQRGEVHALVGENGAGKSTLVKILSGVYKKDEGDIVLNRTKVEIGTPQVARELGIATIYQELAMVPQLSVAENIFLGRPIFGKFHFINRAAMEEKAKVLLESLGVSIQPSKLVEDLSIGQRQLVEIAKALSLDAKIIVMDEPTSSLSQTETEYLFKVIDRLKSNGISIVYISHRFEEILNVADRISVIRDGNNVGTLSGESATHEKIIELMVGRKIEEFYVKVNVERGEPIFSVENLWRKGVFYDISFAVREGEILGITGLVGAGKSEVVRSIFGLDPFDGGKILFNNQEIFIKSPINARHLGIGFLPETRKEEGLMLPLSVRRNISITILDSLCKWGLINNLNEVQLVENYVKTLKVKTPTIEEITVNLSGGNQQKVAIAKWLGIMPKLLILDEPTKGIDVGAKSEIYALISELVKNKVGIILVSSDLDEVMAISDSLIVMHEGIITGHFKTKEVSKIEVLSAATGFNNTQTSIFSGTATR; this comes from the coding sequence GTGGTAGACGAGTACATACTGGAAATGAAAGGAATTTCAAAGGCATTCCCGGGAGTACAGGCATTAAAAAGAGTCGACTTTAATCTTCAGAGGGGAGAAGTTCATGCTTTGGTAGGTGAAAACGGGGCAGGGAAGTCAACTCTTGTAAAAATTTTATCCGGCGTTTATAAAAAAGATGAAGGTGATATAGTTTTAAACAGAACAAAAGTAGAAATTGGTACTCCTCAAGTAGCCCGCGAACTTGGAATAGCAACCATCTATCAAGAATTAGCCATGGTACCGCAGCTTAGTGTTGCCGAGAATATATTTCTGGGAAGGCCAATTTTTGGTAAATTTCATTTTATTAATCGTGCAGCTATGGAAGAAAAGGCTAAAGTTTTGCTTGAGAGCCTGGGTGTTTCTATTCAACCGTCTAAATTGGTAGAGGATTTATCCATCGGACAGAGGCAGTTAGTCGAGATAGCTAAAGCATTGTCATTAGACGCCAAGATAATAGTTATGGATGAACCTACCTCCAGTTTATCACAAACAGAAACAGAATATTTATTTAAAGTGATTGATCGACTCAAAAGTAATGGTATTTCGATAGTTTATATATCTCATCGCTTTGAAGAGATTTTAAACGTCGCAGATAGAATTTCCGTGATTCGGGATGGAAATAATGTGGGTACTCTTTCAGGCGAAAGTGCCACCCATGAAAAGATCATTGAGTTAATGGTAGGGAGAAAAATCGAGGAATTTTATGTAAAAGTGAATGTCGAGCGCGGTGAGCCAATTTTTAGTGTAGAAAACCTCTGGCGTAAGGGTGTCTTTTACGATATCAGTTTTGCAGTTAGAGAGGGAGAGATTCTTGGTATAACTGGTTTGGTAGGAGCCGGGAAAAGTGAGGTTGTCCGGTCTATCTTTGGATTGGATCCCTTTGATGGTGGAAAGATTCTGTTTAATAACCAAGAAATATTTATTAAAAGCCCGATTAATGCCCGTCATTTAGGGATAGGATTTCTACCTGAAACACGCAAAGAAGAAGGCTTAATGTTACCCCTTTCAGTTCGTAGGAATATCTCGATAACCATCCTCGATTCCCTATGTAAATGGGGATTAATCAATAACCTCAACGAAGTACAGCTCGTGGAGAATTATGTCAAAACCTTGAAAGTAAAAACTCCAACTATAGAGGAAATCACGGTAAATCTGAGCGGTGGTAATCAACAGAAGGTAGCCATTGCTAAATGGTTGGGAATCATGCCAAAATTGCTCATTTTGGATGAACCTACCAAGGGGATTGACGTTGGTGCTAAATCAGAAATATATGCCCTCATTTCCGAATTGGTTAAAAATAAAGTTGGGATTATTTTAGTCTCTTCAGATCTCGATGAGGTAATGGCCATTTCTGATAGTCTCATCGTTATGCATGAAGGTATTATTACCGGACACTTTAAGACCAAAGAAGTATCGAAAATAGAGGTTTTAAGTGCAGCTACTGGCTTTAATAACACACAAACATCCATTTTCTCCGGCACAGCGACCAGGTGA